One Ignavibacterium album JCM 16511 genomic region harbors:
- a CDS encoding gamma-butyrobetaine hydroxylase-like domain-containing protein produces the protein MKPKQIKILDKSKLYIKWDDDTESTIGLKYLRDECPCANCKGETILLKTYRPPKLNFVTEGMYEIQNIEVVGGYAIQITWKDGHNTGIYSWDYLKELEKGERDNTRQNYDKLL, from the coding sequence ATGAAACCAAAGCAAATAAAAATTCTCGACAAATCTAAATTGTATATCAAATGGGATGATGATACAGAATCAACTATCGGCTTAAAGTATCTTCGTGATGAATGTCCCTGTGCTAATTGCAAAGGTGAAACCATTTTATTAAAAACTTATCGTCCGCCAAAACTAAACTTTGTTACTGAAGGAATGTATGAAATACAGAACATCGAAGTCGTCGGAGGATATGCAATTCAAATCACCTGGAAGGACGGGCACAATACCGGAATTTATTCCTGGGATTATCTGAAAGAACTTGAAAAAGGCGAAAGAGACAATACTCGTCAGAATTATGATAAACTTTTATGA
- a CDS encoding alpha-amylase family glycosyl hydrolase, with protein MKKLFILTFITFAINILPQIVVTQPEYPTQLDSIVIFFDATQPGAEELLNYTGTVYAHTGVNTNFGNWQHVIGSWGNNQTQPALTRLGPNLYKLTIGYPRIFYSVTNPAEIINAIALVFRSADATKQTRPDIFINLYQPGLNLVVQNPVVSVQFGDPQRSPAFVKEGETVPIDIRAVEIQTRVQSVTLYVDGNQVAQSDSSRLLYNFLHSNFSVGPHIIKVVGIDTANHIDSTSFMMFVNPQIVNAPLPNGIRPGINYTSPVSATLALFAPYKDFVYVIGDFNDWKVQTNYFMKRQYVNQDSVIWWIELSSLSPGLEYAFQYLVDGKIRTGDPYSEKILDPWNDQFIPATTYPNLKPYPNGKTEKIVSVLQTGQSQYQWQVQNFQKPPKENLIIYELLIRDFSTQRNFQFLIDTLSYLKSLGVNAIELMPIMEFSGNLSWGYNPIYHTAVDKYYGTANKLKQFIDICHQNGIAVILDMVLNHTDNLSPLAMMWWDDIQNRPASNNPYLNPVARHPFSVFNDFNHESNATKYFVDRVNEYWLKQFKFDGFRFDLSKGFTQNFSNDVGQWSQYDQSRINLLTRMADKIWEVDSTAYVILEHFADNSEEIVLSNYGMLLWGNLNHDYSEAAMGYQSSLSWGSYKTRGWNYPHLITYMESHDEERLMYKNLMYGNSLGDYNIRNLSIALQRIKLAATFLFPIPGPKMFWQFGELGYDISIDFNGRTGEKPVKWDYLNDLRRKNLYKVFRELINLKKNYEAFSTSNFTMDTGGFIKKINLYHPTMDVFIIGNFYVGPLSPSANFSSTGWWYDYFSGDSILVTNPNQQITLEPGEFHIYTNVKLPTPEPGLLLDADNFNESIPTEFYLEQNYPNPFNPTTKIRFTIPGNVETRHGVSLRIYDILGNEVVTLLNEEKPAGYYEVEFNATELSSGVYFYRLQAGNFTQTKKMILMR; from the coding sequence ATGAAAAAACTTTTCATTCTGACATTTATAACTTTTGCAATAAACATTTTACCGCAGATTGTTGTAACTCAACCAGAATATCCTACTCAGCTGGACAGTATTGTAATCTTTTTCGATGCAACACAACCCGGTGCTGAAGAATTACTAAACTATACAGGAACAGTTTACGCTCACACTGGAGTAAATACAAATTTCGGTAACTGGCAGCATGTAATTGGTAGTTGGGGAAATAATCAAACTCAACCAGCTTTGACAAGATTGGGACCTAATCTTTACAAACTTACAATTGGTTATCCGAGAATATTCTACAGTGTTACAAATCCTGCTGAAATAATTAACGCCATAGCTTTAGTCTTCAGAAGTGCGGATGCAACAAAGCAAACAAGACCAGATATATTTATTAATTTATATCAACCCGGATTGAATCTCGTTGTTCAAAATCCGGTTGTTTCAGTTCAATTCGGCGATCCTCAGCGTTCGCCCGCATTTGTCAAAGAAGGTGAAACAGTTCCAATTGATATCCGGGCAGTCGAAATACAGACCAGAGTTCAATCAGTTACTTTATATGTTGATGGAAATCAGGTTGCGCAAAGTGATTCATCACGATTGCTCTATAATTTCCTGCATTCAAATTTTTCAGTTGGTCCGCACATAATAAAAGTAGTTGGTATTGATACGGCAAACCACATAGATTCAACTTCGTTTATGATGTTTGTTAATCCTCAGATTGTTAATGCACCGCTGCCGAATGGAATAAGACCGGGAATAAATTATACTAGTCCCGTTTCGGCAACACTTGCACTTTTCGCCCCATACAAAGATTTTGTTTATGTGATTGGAGATTTCAACGATTGGAAAGTGCAAACAAATTATTTTATGAAAAGACAATATGTTAATCAGGATAGTGTTATCTGGTGGATTGAACTTTCCTCACTTAGTCCCGGACTTGAGTATGCATTTCAATATTTGGTTGATGGAAAGATAAGAACTGGTGATCCATATTCGGAAAAAATTCTTGATCCTTGGAATGACCAATTTATTCCTGCAACAACTTATCCGAACCTTAAACCCTATCCAAACGGTAAGACTGAGAAAATAGTTAGTGTTCTTCAAACAGGTCAGTCACAATATCAGTGGCAGGTTCAGAATTTTCAGAAACCACCCAAAGAAAATCTTATAATATATGAATTACTGATTCGTGATTTTTCAACACAAAGAAATTTTCAATTTCTGATTGATACTCTGTCATATCTGAAATCGCTTGGTGTTAATGCAATCGAGCTAATGCCAATTATGGAATTCAGCGGAAATTTAAGTTGGGGCTATAACCCAATTTATCATACTGCAGTGGATAAATATTATGGAACAGCAAATAAACTCAAGCAGTTTATCGATATTTGTCACCAAAACGGAATTGCAGTTATTCTTGATATGGTTTTAAATCATACTGATAATCTTTCACCTCTCGCAATGATGTGGTGGGATGACATTCAAAACAGACCAGCATCAAATAATCCTTATCTGAATCCTGTTGCAAGACATCCATTCAGTGTATTTAACGACTTTAATCATGAAAGCAATGCTACAAAATATTTTGTGGATAGAGTAAATGAATATTGGTTAAAGCAATTTAAGTTTGATGGATTCCGTTTTGATCTTTCAAAAGGATTTACTCAAAACTTTTCTAACGATGTTGGGCAATGGAGTCAGTATGATCAATCAAGAATAAATCTTCTGACACGAATGGCTGATAAGATTTGGGAAGTTGATTCAACTGCTTATGTAATACTCGAGCATTTTGCAGATAACTCAGAAGAAATTGTTCTTTCAAATTACGGAATGTTATTATGGGGCAATCTGAATCATGATTATAGTGAAGCCGCAATGGGTTATCAATCAAGTTTGAGTTGGGGCTCGTACAAAACCAGAGGTTGGAATTATCCACACCTTATTACTTATATGGAAAGCCACGATGAAGAAAGATTGATGTATAAAAATCTGATGTATGGAAATTCATTAGGTGATTATAACATCAGAAACCTCTCTATTGCATTGCAAAGAATTAAACTAGCGGCAACATTCCTGTTCCCGATTCCCGGACCAAAAATGTTCTGGCAATTTGGAGAACTCGGTTATGATATCAGTATTGACTTTAATGGCAGAACAGGAGAGAAGCCCGTTAAGTGGGATTACCTGAATGATCTCCGGAGAAAAAATTTATATAAAGTATTCAGAGAGTTAATTAATCTTAAAAAGAATTATGAAGCTTTCAGCACAAGTAATTTCACAATGGACACCGGTGGTTTCATAAAGAAAATTAATCTTTATCATCCAACTATGGATGTGTTTATCATAGGAAATTTTTATGTCGGACCACTTTCTCCGTCAGCTAATTTTAGTTCAACGGGTTGGTGGTATGATTACTTCAGTGGTGATAGTATCTTGGTTACTAATCCAAATCAGCAGATAACACTTGAGCCAGGTGAATTTCATATTTACACAAATGTTAAGCTTCCGACTCCGGAACCCGGATTATTGCTCGATGCGGATAATTTTAATGAATCTATTCCAACTGAATTTTACTTGGAGCAGAATTATCCAAATCCATTTAATCCAACTACAAAAATAAGATTCACAATACCCGGCAATGTAGAGACACGCCATGGCGTGTCTTTACGAATATACGACATACTCGGTAATGAAGTTGTAACACTTTTAAATGAAGAAAAACCAGCCGGTTACTATGAAGTAGAATTCAATGCAACCGAATTATCAAGCGGAGTTTATTTTTATCGTTTGCAAGCTGGTAATTTCACGCAAACGAAGAAGATGATATTGATGAGATAA
- a CDS encoding sulfite exporter TauE/SafE family protein, which produces MQSFIILIFTGLLAGAMSGFLGIGGGIIVIPALVYLLDFSQKQAQGTSLAMLLPPIGLLAAYNYYKAGLVDVKAAAILIVAFIIGSYFSSLIAVNLPENIIKKVFGVFLLFYAFKLFFEK; this is translated from the coding sequence ATGCAATCTTTCATAATCTTGATTTTTACCGGTTTACTTGCCGGTGCAATGAGTGGTTTTTTGGGAATTGGTGGTGGAATTATTGTTATTCCAGCACTGGTCTATTTGCTTGATTTTTCTCAAAAGCAAGCTCAAGGTACTTCTTTGGCTATGTTGCTTCCACCTATTGGATTACTTGCAGCTTATAATTATTATAAAGCCGGACTTGTAGATGTAAAAGCTGCAGCTATTCTGATAGTTGCTTTTATCATTGGTAGTTATTTTTCTTCTCTTATTGCTGTTAATCTTCCGGAAAATATCATTAAAAAAGTTTTTGGGGTCTTTCTTTTGTTCTATGCTTTTAAACTTTTTTTTGAGAAGTAG
- a CDS encoding secondary thiamine-phosphate synthase enzyme YjbQ codes for MILTIGTYSFNVKTKGNSDIIDITNAIEKIVEENNFTEGNALIFVSGSTAAITTIEYEPGLLKDYPKLFDKLIPESESYHHNFTWHDGNGHSHLRAALQKSSFTVPFKNSKLLLGIWQQIILVDFDNRSRNREIIVQLTGFKETE; via the coding sequence ATGATTTTGACAATCGGGACCTATTCATTTAATGTTAAAACAAAAGGCAATTCCGATATAATTGATATTACCAATGCGATAGAAAAAATAGTTGAAGAGAATAATTTCACTGAAGGAAATGCCTTGATATTTGTTTCCGGTTCAACAGCAGCAATAACAACAATTGAATATGAACCCGGATTGCTTAAGGATTATCCAAAACTTTTTGATAAACTGATACCTGAAAGTGAATCGTATCATCACAATTTTACCTGGCACGACGGAAATGGACATTCTCATTTGCGTGCTGCTTTGCAGAAGTCTTCTTTTACAGTTCCATTTAAAAATTCGAAACTTCTTTTGGGAATCTGGCAGCAGATAATTCTTGTTGATTTTGATAATCGTTCGAGAAACAGAGAAATAATAGTTCAATTAACAGGTTTTAAAGAAACAGAATAA
- a CDS encoding hybrid sensor histidine kinase/response regulator, protein MIQFLLNPTEFFRKENYQKIRQESRTHLVTPLKVIAFMVAVSGLFAMIFEVRYYQHLQLEIYLTRLFATLIAFLILVFTNSKSSEKYSTALVHILLLTIIISSAIMIYLMPKTIVVNSQIVGLVIFTSALFLSWEVVNQIIAAIYYNLVFAAAILFNDQKIYILPNTLESLAFVLFMSLLSVLGSAINFKLRLQVAEKSIETEKSELKFKSIFNNALIGIYQTSLDGKIITANDAMARILGYERSEEVIGKDILTFYKNPQEREHLIELLNEKGLVENLRLTLIRKDIDEIYLKVNARLIELNGSNQKIIEGNLQDITEQVKAEQIRDEYQESLKKEKEKSEKLAQEALNLSQVKSRFLANLSHEVRTPLNSIIGLLSIIEDGNARSEEEVRQFISTARSSAESLLEVINAILDLSKIEAGKIELEKLNFNLRKVVDQAVMVIHQKAREKGIKIIEELPSNDELNFVGDPTRIRQIYINLLGNAVKFTEEGEIRIKVETENQNSSRIKIISSIEDTGIGIPADKISELFKPFSQVDGSEGKKFGGTGLGLVICKEFLNLMDGDIKVESEERAGTKFTFHFYVEPALSNILGKKSLTETEQNKAHSDSLQEQLDRILVEQRKKFRILLAEDNLINQKVAIRTLTSFGYQVEAVLNGEQAVSEHKNKNYDLILMDIQMPEVDGYTATKMIRKLEPPLNSVPIIALTAHALHGDKEKCLIAGMNDYISKPVVAKEIVQILDKYLGIHKNNPQGEKKVMDKASGLFDFNRLNQVSLGDKEFEKDLLGDYFKDVEIKLETLKEFISERNLKKVQELAHTLKGSSYSVGAKAIGDEALGIELSAKSLDIESVEERMIKLTKVVRDSKELFKDVIAD, encoded by the coding sequence CATTTGCAGTTGGAGATTTATCTTACCAGATTATTTGCTACTCTTATTGCATTTCTTATTCTCGTATTTACTAATTCAAAAAGCTCCGAAAAATATTCCACAGCATTGGTGCATATTCTTCTGCTAACTATTATCATTTCCTCTGCAATAATGATTTATCTGATGCCGAAGACAATTGTAGTTAATTCTCAGATAGTTGGACTTGTTATTTTCACATCAGCGCTTTTCCTGAGTTGGGAAGTAGTAAATCAGATTATAGCAGCAATCTATTACAATCTGGTTTTTGCAGCAGCAATTCTTTTTAATGATCAGAAAATTTATATCCTTCCTAACACTTTGGAATCACTTGCATTCGTTTTATTTATGAGTTTGCTTTCGGTTTTGGGAAGTGCTATAAATTTTAAGCTGAGACTACAAGTTGCTGAAAAATCAATTGAGACTGAAAAATCTGAACTAAAATTTAAATCAATATTCAATAATGCCTTGATAGGAATTTATCAAACATCACTTGATGGGAAAATCATTACTGCAAACGACGCAATGGCAAGAATACTAGGTTATGAAAGATCAGAAGAAGTGATTGGAAAAGATATTTTAACTTTCTACAAAAATCCTCAGGAAAGAGAGCATCTTATTGAATTACTGAATGAGAAAGGACTTGTTGAAAATCTTCGTTTGACATTAATTCGAAAAGATATTGATGAAATTTATCTTAAAGTAAATGCAAGATTAATTGAGTTAAATGGAAGTAATCAAAAAATTATTGAAGGAAATCTTCAGGATATTACCGAGCAGGTTAAAGCTGAACAAATTAGAGATGAATATCAGGAATCACTGAAGAAAGAAAAAGAAAAGTCAGAAAAACTTGCGCAGGAAGCATTAAATCTGAGTCAGGTGAAAAGCAGATTCCTTGCGAATCTCAGTCACGAAGTAAGAACACCTCTTAACAGTATAATCGGACTTCTTTCAATTATTGAGGATGGAAATGCCAGAAGTGAAGAAGAAGTCAGACAATTCATTTCAACTGCAAGAAGTTCAGCAGAATCTTTACTTGAGGTTATAAATGCAATTCTTGATTTATCAAAAATTGAAGCAGGAAAAATTGAACTTGAAAAATTAAATTTTAATCTACGCAAAGTAGTTGATCAGGCAGTGATGGTTATCCATCAGAAGGCAAGAGAAAAAGGAATAAAGATAATCGAAGAGCTTCCATCAAATGATGAACTAAATTTTGTTGGTGATCCGACAAGAATAAGACAGATTTATATAAATCTTTTGGGAAATGCTGTTAAGTTTACTGAAGAAGGTGAAATAAGAATTAAAGTTGAAACGGAAAATCAAAATAGTTCCAGAATCAAAATCATTTCATCAATAGAAGATACAGGAATTGGAATTCCTGCTGATAAAATATCTGAGCTATTCAAACCATTCTCGCAGGTTGATGGTTCAGAAGGCAAAAAATTTGGTGGAACAGGACTTGGCTTGGTTATTTGCAAGGAATTTTTAAACCTGATGGATGGAGATATAAAAGTAGAAAGTGAAGAAAGGGCAGGAACAAAATTCACATTCCATTTCTATGTTGAACCAGCTTTGAGCAATATTCTTGGGAAAAAATCCTTAACCGAAACTGAGCAAAACAAAGCTCATTCTGATTCGCTTCAGGAACAGCTTGATCGCATATTAGTTGAGCAGAGAAAAAAATTCAGAATATTACTTGCTGAAGATAATCTTATAAATCAGAAAGTTGCGATAAGAACACTAACATCTTTTGGATATCAAGTTGAAGCAGTTCTTAATGGAGAACAGGCAGTCAGTGAGCACAAAAATAAAAATTATGATTTGATTCTTATGGATATTCAAATGCCCGAAGTTGATGGTTACACAGCTACAAAAATGATAAGGAAATTAGAACCACCATTAAATTCAGTTCCTATTATTGCACTTACTGCGCATGCATTGCATGGAGATAAAGAAAAATGTTTAATAGCTGGTATGAATGACTATATTTCTAAACCTGTTGTGGCTAAAGAAATTGTACAAATTCTCGATAAATACTTAGGAATTCACAAAAATAATCCTCAAGGAGAAAAGAAAGTGATGGATAAGGCATCTGGTCTGTTCGATTTCAACAGATTGAATCAGGTAAGCTTGGGGGATAAAGAGTTCGAAAAAGATTTACTTGGCGATTATTTCAAAGATGTTGAAATCAAACTCGAAACATTAAAGGAATTTATTTCTGAAAGAAATCTGAAGAAGGTTCAGGAATTAGCTCACACATTAAAAGGTTCAAGCTATTCAGTTGGAGCAAAAGCCATCGGCGATGAAGCTTTAGGAATTGAATTATCAGCCAAAAGTCTTGATATTGAAAGTGTGGAAGAAAGAATGATTAAACTGACGAAAGTTGTTCGTGATTCAAAAGAATTATTTAAAGATGTAATTGCTGATTAA
- a CDS encoding hemolysin family protein: MLLIILFLILVFINFLLSISEIALGAFGENKIEELREAKDETVTYFEKLNSQQEEVYGTIQFIYHFLLITISILGYFILSRNILNLISKAEELSSFADIVAVLLTALILAFIVLIFNVLLPKAIAFRYSDYIGKKSVRKILLLATIFKYPIKLISSVANFILVPIKEKIGFSQSKPFEDEILDIISDGVKSGTLDETEQQIIENVFEFTDLKANEVMIPRTEMVAINIDDDFDLNIKKIIQTGHTLIPVYENSIDNIIGVLHTKDVMKSLIEKKNISLKELMRPVYYVPESKAISQILRDMQKQGQRLAIVTDEYGGTEGMITMEDILEEIIGEIRNEGEEYKLYSKGKDGKYYILGSMNISEFNEVFNYKLPESEEYNTIAGFVAERTGRILNPGDQLEFEGLVFELIKKIRQKMVQFRVYSQKGDLREIGEENS; the protein is encoded by the coding sequence ATGCTTTTAATAATATTATTTCTGATTCTGGTGTTTATTAACTTCTTACTATCCATATCAGAAATTGCTCTTGGCGCTTTTGGTGAAAATAAAATAGAAGAACTTCGTGAAGCAAAAGATGAAACCGTAACTTACTTTGAAAAACTAAATTCACAACAGGAAGAAGTTTACGGGACAATTCAATTTATTTACCATTTTTTACTTATAACAATAAGTATACTTGGATATTTTATCCTTTCGAGAAATATATTAAATCTTATTTCCAAAGCAGAAGAACTGAGTAGTTTTGCTGATATTGTTGCAGTTCTCTTAACTGCACTTATTCTTGCCTTCATTGTATTGATTTTTAATGTTCTTTTACCAAAAGCAATTGCATTCAGATATTCTGATTATATAGGGAAAAAATCCGTTAGAAAAATTCTTTTACTCGCAACTATTTTCAAATATCCTATAAAGTTAATTTCATCTGTAGCAAACTTTATTCTGGTTCCAATAAAAGAAAAAATAGGATTTTCGCAATCGAAACCATTTGAAGATGAGATACTTGATATCATTTCTGATGGAGTTAAATCCGGAACACTTGATGAAACCGAACAGCAGATAATTGAAAATGTATTTGAGTTTACCGATTTAAAAGCAAATGAAGTAATGATTCCAAGAACAGAGATGGTAGCAATCAATATAGATGATGATTTCGATTTGAACATTAAAAAAATTATTCAGACAGGTCATACTCTTATTCCTGTTTATGAAAATTCAATTGATAACATAATCGGAGTTCTTCATACAAAAGATGTTATGAAATCATTGATTGAGAAAAAAAATATTTCACTTAAAGAATTAATGCGACCAGTTTATTATGTACCGGAATCAAAAGCCATTTCGCAAATATTAAGAGATATGCAAAAGCAAGGTCAGAGACTTGCAATTGTAACTGATGAATACGGTGGAACCGAAGGAATGATTACTATGGAAGATATACTTGAAGAAATAATAGGCGAAATAAGGAATGAAGGCGAAGAATATAAATTATACAGCAAAGGCAAAGATGGAAAATATTATATACTCGGCTCGATGAATATCAGTGAATTTAACGAAGTGTTTAATTACAAATTACCTGAGTCTGAAGAGTATAACACAATTGCAGGATTTGTTGCTGAAAGAACGGGAAGGATTCTTAATCCGGGAGATCAATTGGAATTTGAAGGATTAGTTTTTGAGCTGATAAAGAAGATTCGTCAGAAAATGGTTCAATTTCGGGTTTACTCACAAAAAGGTGATTTAAGAGAAATCGGTGAAGAAAATTCTTGA
- the rocD gene encoding ornithine--oxo-acid transaminase, with amino-acid sequence MNSQYYIELEHKYGAHNYHPLDVVIAKGKGVWVWDVEGKKYLDFLSAYSAVNQGHCHPKIVNAMIEQAQTLTLTSRAFYNNVLGEYEKFIAELLGYDKVLPMNTGVEGGETAVKLARRWAYDVKGIKKYNAKIIVANDNFHGRTMMAVSASTDPDSYEGYGPFLPGFIKIPFNDIPALEKALDDPDVCAFMVEPIQGEAGVVVPDTGYLKKAQELCKAKNVLLVCDEVQTGLARTGKMLASDHENVKPDILILGKALSGGTMPVSAVLANDDIMLTIKPGQHGSTFGGNPLAARVAIASLQVLVEEKLADNAAKMGEYFRNEVQKMVNEFENLVLIRGKGLLNAIVIKPTSDGRTAWDVCVALKEEGLLAKPTHGDIIRFAPPLVINKEEIDFAIETIRKVLKKFN; translated from the coding sequence ATGAACTCACAATATTATATAGAACTTGAGCACAAATATGGTGCGCATAATTACCATCCACTCGATGTTGTAATTGCGAAAGGCAAAGGAGTTTGGGTTTGGGATGTTGAAGGGAAAAAATATCTCGATTTTCTTTCAGCATACTCTGCTGTTAATCAGGGACATTGCCATCCAAAAATTGTTAATGCAATGATTGAACAAGCTCAGACTTTAACTTTAACATCAAGAGCTTTTTACAATAATGTTCTTGGTGAATATGAAAAATTTATTGCCGAACTTTTGGGTTATGATAAAGTTCTTCCGATGAATACAGGAGTTGAAGGCGGAGAAACAGCAGTAAAACTTGCTCGCCGTTGGGCTTATGATGTTAAAGGAATAAAAAAGTATAATGCAAAGATTATAGTTGCCAACGATAATTTTCACGGAAGAACAATGATGGCAGTTTCAGCATCAACTGATCCGGATTCATACGAAGGTTATGGACCATTTCTTCCGGGATTTATAAAAATTCCTTTCAACGATATTCCGGCTTTAGAAAAAGCACTTGATGACCCGGATGTTTGTGCATTTATGGTTGAACCCATTCAGGGCGAAGCCGGTGTTGTTGTTCCCGATACCGGATATCTTAAAAAAGCTCAGGAATTGTGCAAAGCAAAAAATGTTTTACTTGTTTGTGATGAAGTTCAGACTGGTTTGGCAAGAACCGGCAAAATGCTTGCATCCGACCATGAAAATGTTAAACCAGACATTCTGATTTTAGGCAAGGCACTTTCAGGTGGAACAATGCCTGTTTCAGCGGTTCTTGCAAATGATGATATAATGCTTACAATTAAACCCGGCCAGCACGGTTCAACATTTGGTGGAAATCCGTTGGCTGCAAGAGTTGCAATCGCTTCGCTACAAGTTTTGGTAGAAGAAAAGCTTGCTGATAATGCGGCAAAGATGGGTGAATATTTCAGAAATGAAGTTCAGAAAATGGTTAATGAATTTGAAAATCTTGTTCTTATAAGAGGAAAAGGATTATTGAATGCTATAGTTATTAAACCAACTTCTGATGGCAGAACTGCGTGGGATGTTTGCGTTGCTCTGAAAGAAGAAGGTTTGCTTGCAAAACCTACTCACGGAGATATTATCAGATTTGCTCCACCACTTGTAATTAACAAAGAAGAAATTGATTTTGCAATTGAAACTATAAGAAAAGTATTGAAGAAATTTAACTGA
- a CDS encoding TrmH family RNA methyltransferase: MITRNELKYYASLSQKKFRESELKFVAEGLKNVTEGLKSHFTCEIILTTFEFAEQHKTILNEAKKKKVRIETIRSQDFIRISETKSPQGIAAVFKYGKLNFYPDKTESKILVYLDNISDPGNLGTIIRTCDWFGINEILISKFSVDYLNPKAIRASMGSIFHLYIFEELDSEVLADLQSKNFKIICSDLDGKNLFEFKFPEKFVLVFSNEAVGPSDWVKKIADEIITIPKIGNAESLNVAIASGIILSRALSNQTTHFI, encoded by the coding sequence ATGATTACAAGAAATGAATTGAAATATTATGCATCACTTTCTCAAAAGAAATTTCGTGAAAGCGAATTAAAGTTTGTTGCTGAGGGATTAAAAAATGTTACCGAAGGTCTGAAAAGTCATTTTACCTGCGAAATAATTTTAACCACTTTTGAATTTGCTGAACAACATAAGACAATTCTTAACGAAGCGAAGAAAAAGAAAGTAAGAATTGAAACCATTCGTTCGCAGGATTTTATCAGAATCTCAGAAACTAAATCTCCTCAGGGAATTGCTGCAGTATTTAAGTATGGAAAGCTTAATTTTTACCCTGATAAAACTGAATCAAAAATATTAGTATATCTTGATAACATTTCTGATCCGGGAAATCTTGGAACAATTATCAGAACTTGCGACTGGTTTGGAATAAATGAGATTTTAATCAGTAAGTTTTCAGTAGATTATCTTAATCCAAAAGCTATAAGAGCATCAATGGGTTCCATCTTTCATCTATATATTTTTGAAGAACTTGATTCAGAAGTTCTGGCAGATTTGCAAAGTAAAAATTTTAAAATCATTTGCTCTGACCTGGATGGGAAAAATCTTTTCGAATTTAAATTTCCGGAAAAATTTGTTCTGGTATTTTCTAACGAAGCAGTAGGTCCTTCGGATTGGGTTAAGAAGATTGCTGATGAAATCATAACAATTCCAAAAATCGGTAATGCCGAGTCATTAAATGTAGCAATTGCATCAGGAATAATTTTATCAAGAGCTTTGTCTAATCAAACAACTCATTTTATTTGA